GTCGTGACTCCCGTTCTCCAGCGGTCGACCGTCCTCGTAGAACGTCAGCAGTGCGTCGCGTCCCTCGATGGCGTCCTGTCCGGGTCGTTCGTAGCGAACGTCCTCGTTGAAGAGCGCGACGAGGTCGTCGTACTGGCCGGCGTCGACGAGGTCGTAGTACTCCCGTACGACGGATTCTGGTTCCGTGTCTCCCATACGAGAGCTACAGTTTCCAGTAAGTAGTATTTCGGCGTAGTGGCAAATCGGTGCGACGTTACCGACGCCGCGGGGAC
This genomic stretch from Haloprofundus salilacus harbors:
- a CDS encoding nuclear transport factor 2 family protein, whose translation is MGDTEPESVVREYYDLVDAGQYDDLVALFNEDVRYERPGQDAIEGRDALLTFYEDGRPLENGSHDVHDVVVDGDTVAVRGTFAGEQNGDAVEFGFADFHVFEGDEIARRYTFTDRDEV